The sequence below is a genomic window from Burkholderia contaminans.
CCGCGTGGCTGCCCTTGATCCGCGATGCGTTCAGGAAGCCTGCGTCGTCGCCGATCAGCGCGCCGCCCGGGAACACCGTCTTCGGCAGCGACAGCAGGCCGCCGGCCGTGATCGCACGCGCGCCGTACGACACGCGCTTGCCGCCTTCCAGGAATGCGCGGATCGACGGATGCGTCTTGTAGCGCTGGAATTCCTCGAACGGCGACAGGTACGGGTTCGTGTAGCCGAGGCCCACCACGAAGCCGACCACGACCTGGTTGTTGTCCATGTGATACAGGAACGAGCCGCCGTACGTATCCGACTTCAGCGGCCAGCCGGCCGTGTGGATCACGAGGCCCGGCTTGTAGCTTGGCCGGGTCGATTTCCCTAGTTCCTGATGCCGATCCCGTACGCCTGCGGATCGGCGTTCGCGTCCAGCTTGAATTTCGAGATCAGCTGGCGGCCGAGGTGGCCGCGGCAGCCTTCGGCGAACAGCGTGTACTTCGCGTGCAGCTCCATGCCGAGCTGGAAGTTCTCGGTCGGCTCGCCGTCCTTGCCCACGCCCATGTTGCCGGTCGCGACACCCTTCACCGAGCCGTCGTCGTTATAGAGAATCTCGGCAGCCGGGAAGCCGGGGAAGATCTCCACACCGAGCGCCTCGGCCTGCTGTCCAAGCCAGCGCGTGACGTTGCCCAGCGAAATCACGTAGTTGCCGTGATTCTGGAAGTTGGCGGGCAGCGCCCAGTTGGGCGTGGTGACCGCGCTCTTCTCGGACAGGAACAGGAAGCGGTCTTCCGTCACCTCGACGTCGAGCGGTGCGCCGCGTTCCTTCCAGTCGGGGAACAGCTCGTTGATCGCGCGCGGGTCCATCACCGCGCCCGACAGGATGTGCGCGCCGATCTCGGAACCCTTCTCGAGCACGCACACGCCGATCTCGGTGCCTTTTTCGGCGGCCAGCTGCTTGAGCCGGATCGCCGCCGACAGCCCGGCGGGGCCGCCGCCGACGATCACGACGTCGTATTCCATCGATTCGCGCGGGCCGTACTGCTCGATGAGACTGGTTTGGGACATGTGCTGATTAAAATCAGGTAGAAGCGACGGATTCCCATCGCAGGTTGAACTCGGCTTCGTCGTCACGACCAGCCGACCTTTTTCATTCGCTCACTGCGCGACCGCGTTCCTACACCCGGTCGATCGGTAAGCGGAGTCGGTGATCACGACTGCTTCGCGGCTGCAATCGCGAGCACACGCTGCGCGCGCAGCAGAACAGGACGATCGACCATCTTGCCGTCTACCGTGATCACGCCACCGTCCGACTGCGCCATCGCGTCGACAATACGTGTTGCCCACGCCAGCTCCTGCGCATCAGGTCGATAACAAGCATGAACGGCCGCAATCTGCTTCGGATGGATACACAGCTTTGCGCCAAAACCCTGGCGCTTGCCGTTCAACGCGTCAGCCGTCAGCCGCTCGACATCGTTGACATCGGGAGTGACGCCATCGATCGGCTGTTCAAGTCCCACGACGCGCGAAATGAGCGCAAGCTGTGCACGATACGGATTCAATGCGTCGCGGTCGTCCTGCATCCCCATTTCCGCGATGAAATCCAGCGTCCCGAACATCAATCGTTTCACGTTCGGCGCCTTCGCGATCTCGAGAGCCGAGAACATGCCGGCAGCCGTTTCAACGAGTGGAAATATCGGAACCTTGCGGCGTGCGCGCGACGCGACTTCGATCACGTCGGAAGCACTTTCTACCTTTGGCACTACGACGCCGGCAACACCATCGAGCGCTGCAAGCTTCGCGTCCTCTTCAAACCACGGCGTCCCACGACCGTTGATCCGTACCAGAACGGGATGAGTGCGCGACAGCCAGGCCGTCAGAGTTGCACGCGCATCCTCCTTGGCCCTTGGCTCGACCGCGTCTTCGAGATCGACGATGACGGCATCGGCACCGCTCGACAACGCGTTCTGGAAGCGCTCCGGGCGGTTGCCGGGTACGAACAGATACGACTGTGCCGAAAAGGAAATATTGAACGCCATTTCAGTTTCCTGAAGCAGAGAATAGATCACGGGTCACGTACGCAGAAAACGCTTGTGCAATGGCTGGTTCGCGTCCGCGATCGGTACGATCCCGGTGATCGGTATCTCGCCGATCAGACTTCACCAAACCTCACACATGACACCAGCGCTGTTCTACCGAGTGATGCCGAACGGAACGAGCCGGCGCGCGGCATTCGCATGTGAGATACCGAGGTTTGCAAGGCCCGTTTCCATTCGCCGATCTTTCGGCTTACACGCTCCGCGTCGGAGACACCGGCGTTTCGAGGGGGAATTCCGGCGCGCGCTTCTCGCGGAACGACTTCACGCCTTCGCGTACTTCGGCCCCGCCGAACCCGAGCATCTCCAGTGCCAGCGACGCGTCGAAAGTCGGCCCAGCCTGGCGCAGCCAGTTGTTGAGCGCATATTTGGTCCAGCGTGTCGCCGACGGCGCACCGTTCACGAGCCGCACTGCGATCGACAATGCCGTCTCCTGAACGTCGGCATCGTCTACCGCGACGGATACCAGCCCGATTTGCTCGGCCTTCTCGCCATTCACGGGTTCGCACAGCATCAGGTGATATTTGGCCTTGGCCATGCCGCAAAGCAGCGGCCAGATGATCGCTGCGTGATCGCCGGCTGCGACGCCGAGCCGCGTATGACCGTCCACCAGGCGTGCCGATCGGCCGGCCACCGAAATATCCGCGAGCAGCGCCGCCACGAGCCCCGCGCCTACCGCCGAGCCATGGATCGCGGAGACGATCGGCTTCGAACAGTTGATGATGTTGTAGACGAGATCCTTGGATTCGCGCCAAACGCGCACCCGCGCGTCGAACGAATCGATCATTTCCTCGACCATGTCGAAGTCGCCACCTGCCGAGAATGCCTTGCCTGCACCGCACAGAATCACGGCGGCGACACTCGGATCCTCGTCGACGTCTCTCCACACTCGCGCCAATTCATCGTGACCGCGCGCGTCGAGCGCGTTGAGCCGCTCAGGACGGTTGAGCGTAATGCGTAAGACCCCCTTCGCGGGTCGATCGAACGCAAGACTCGAATACGACGCGTATACGGATGTCTCCTGATCGCTCTCTGACATGATTCTTCCTTTCTATGTTTGACTGACCGAGCCGCGCGACGTGGTCCCGCAGTCCACCGTGACAGTCGTTTCGGACGTATAGCCGGACTTGTCGGATGCAAGGAATACGAACAGCTCCGCGATCTCGTCGACAGTCCCAGCGCGACCATCCATCCGAACGAAGCCGACGCGGTTTCCGCATGCGCTGGGCTTTGATCCCAATCGTGTGCGCGGCGTCTGGAAGCGTCAACGCACGACCAGGTGTTGTTCCGTACGTCGGAATAACCACAACGCAGATTTTCGTCTGTGCCGCGCCATCCGGCACGTATTGTCAATTCCACGAGCTCCTCGCGGTTTCCGAAGTACGGAATCATTGAACCGCCGGTGTTGACCTGACCATGGCAGAACCGACACTGTTGACGCTACGCCAGTGCGGCAGATTATTCCGTGCAGTGAGTGCTGGATTGTTGATTGGAAAAGGAGACGCAAAGTGAAGGTATTGGTCCCGGTCAAGCGCGTCGTCGACGCGAACGTGAAGGTCGGCGTGAAATCCGACCAATCGGGCGTCGACATTGGGAACGTGAAGATGTCGATGAACCCGTTCGACGAAATCGCGGTGGAAGAAGCGGTGCGCCTGAAGGAAGCGGGCGTGGCGACCGAAGTGATCGCCGTATCGGTAGGCGTCGCGCAGGCGCAGGAAACGCTGCGTACGGCGCTGGCAATCGGCGCGGATCGCGCGATCCTCGTCGAATCGAACGATGGCGTCGAGCCGCTGGGCGTCGCGAAGATCCTGAAGGCGCTGGTCGACAAAGAGCAGCCGCAGTTGGTGATCCTCGGCAAGCAGGCGATCGACGACGATTCGAACCAGACTGGCCAGATGCTGGCGGCGCTGGCAGGCCTGCCGCAAGCGACTTTCGCATCGAAGGTGACGATCGCCGACGGCCGCGCGACCGTCGCACGCGAAGTCGACGGCGGCGCGGAAACGCTGTCGCTTCAACTGCCCGCCGTCATCACCACGGATCTG
It includes:
- a CDS encoding HpcH/HpaI aldolase/citrate lyase family protein — encoded protein: MAFNISFSAQSYLFVPGNRPERFQNALSSGADAVIVDLEDAVEPRAKEDARATLTAWLSRTHPVLVRINGRGTPWFEEDAKLAALDGVAGVVVPKVESASDVIEVASRARRKVPIFPLVETAAGMFSALEIAKAPNVKRLMFGTLDFIAEMGMQDDRDALNPYRAQLALISRVVGLEQPIDGVTPDVNDVERLTADALNGKRQGFGAKLCIHPKQIAAVHACYRPDAQELAWATRIVDAMAQSDGGVITVDGKMVDRPVLLRAQRVLAIAAAKQS
- a CDS encoding enoyl-CoA hydratase/isomerase family protein, whose product is MSESDQETSVYASYSSLAFDRPAKGVLRITLNRPERLNALDARGHDELARVWRDVDEDPSVAAVILCGAGKAFSAGGDFDMVEEMIDSFDARVRVWRESKDLVYNIINCSKPIVSAIHGSAVGAGLVAALLADISVAGRSARLVDGHTRLGVAAGDHAAIIWPLLCGMAKAKYHLMLCEPVNGEKAEQIGLVSVAVDDADVQETALSIAVRLVNGAPSATRWTKYALNNWLRQAGPTFDASLALEMLGFGGAEVREGVKSFREKRAPEFPLETPVSPTRSV
- a CDS encoding SDR family oxidoreductase; translation: MDGRAGTVDEIAELFVFLASDKSGYTSETTVTVDCGTTSRGSVSQT
- a CDS encoding electron transfer flavoprotein subunit beta/FixA family protein, which produces MKVLVPVKRVVDANVKVGVKSDQSGVDIGNVKMSMNPFDEIAVEEAVRLKEAGVATEVIAVSVGVAQAQETLRTALAIGADRAILVESNDGVEPLGVAKILKALVDKEQPQLVILGKQAIDDDSNQTGQMLAALAGLPQATFASKVTIADGRATVAREVDGGAETLSLQLPAVITTDLRLNEPRYVTLPNIMKAKKKPLDTVKPEDLGVDVKPRLKVLKVAEPPKRTAGVKVPDVKTLVEKLKTEAKVL